GGCAAAAAGCCCTGCCCTGCCCCTGCCGGACGGAAGCGGCTCTATCCCCTATTCGGCAGACCTCTCTTCCGTTCTTTCGCAGACCAAGCCGGATGTAATGGTAGATTTTACTATTGCCAAAGCTTCCATGCCTGCTATCCGCATTGCCGCCGCCCACAAGGTTAATCTGGTTATAGGCACTACCGGCTTTTCGCCTGAGGAAATATCAGAAATTGAACAGCTGGCTAAAACTAATGATATCGGCATTATAGTTGCACCCAACTTTGCCCTTGGTGCTATAATAATGGTTCACTTGGCACAGGAAGCATCACGTTTCCTTGCCAGCGCCGAAGTGATAGAGCTGCATCACGATAAGAAACTGGACTCACCTTCCGGTACTGCGCTGGCTACAGCAGCCGCCATGCTTAAAACCCGGGGTGAAGCCTTTAACAAACCGGCTAAGGAAAATATGTCAGATGCCCGCGGACAGGAACATGACGGCATCCGGGTGCACAGTGTGCGCCTGCCGGGTTTGCTGGCCCATCAGGAAGTTATTTTCGGAGCGGCCGGTCAATCTTTGACTATACGGCATGATGCCTTCAGCCGCGAATGTTATATGCCCGGTGTGGTACTGGCGATAAAAGAAATAGTCCAAACCAAAGGTTTTGTTTTCGGTCTGGACAAACTGCTTAAGCTTTAGGAGGCAGTCCATGGGTTACAGAGTGGCCATAGTAGGTGCTACCGGAATGGTAGGTCAGGAATTTATAAAAGTACTGGAGAAACGGGATTTTCCTATGGATACCGTTTCACTCCTGGCGTCAGACCGCTCTGCGGGCAAGAAAATGATGGTCAAAGGCGAGGAAATAGAGGTCAGGGAGACCGCCTATGATTCGTTTAATAACGTGGATATAGCTTTGTTCTCTGCCGGGGCGGATATTTCACGCCATTTTGCCCCCATTGCCGCCCAGCACAAAGCAATAGTAGTAGATAACAGTGCCGCTTTCCGCATGGACCCCAAAGTCCCCCTGGTAGTACCGGAAGTGAATATTGAAGATATTACCAGGCATAAAGGGATTATTGCCAACCCCAATTGCTCTACCATTCAGATGGTAGTCGCCCTGTACCCTCTGCACAAGGTAAATCCAATTAAACGTATTGTGGTAACTACCTTTCAGGCTGTGTCCGGCACGGGCGTAAACGCGGTAGATGAGCTGCAAACCCAAACCCGCCAGCTCCTTGACGGACAGAAAGCGGTTGCCCATGTATATTCCCACCAGATTGCCTTTAATGTGCTGCCGGAGATTGACGTTTTTCTGGACAGCGGCTATACCAAGGAAGAATGGAAAATGCTGGAAGAAACCCGCAAGATTATGCATGCTGACAACATACAGCTTTCAGCTACCTGCGTAAGAGTACCGGTTATCACCGGCCATTCTGAAGCTGTAACTATAGAATTTGAACGTCCCATGGAGCCGGAACAGGCCCGGGATATACTCCTTCGGTCACCGGGTATAAAAGTACTGGACGAACCGGCTGTCAAACTTTATCCGCACCCCTGGCTGGCCACCGGTACAGACGAGGTATTTGTGGGACGGATACGCAAAGACATTTCCAACCCCAATGGTTTGGTTATGTGGGTGGTGGCGGACAATGTCCGGAAAGGCGCGGCCCTAAACGCCGTCCAGATTGCCGAAGAACTGGTCAACCGCGGCATGATAGGAGGTTAAGATGAAAGAATTAGGCAGGCTGATTACGGCCATGGTAACCCCGTTTAAAAAAGACGGGACAGTAGATTATGCCCAGGCTCAGAAACTGGCTCTGGGACTTCTTGATTCAGGCAGTGACGGGCTGGTGGTAGTTGGCACTACCGGCGAATCACCTACCGTTACCTGGGAAGAAGAACACGCCCTGTTTGCAGCTGTAAAATCTGCGGTCGGCAACCGGGGAAAGGTTATTGCCGGAACAGGTGCTAACAGCACCCAGGAAGCCCTGGAAAATACTCTCAAAGCGGAGAAGATTGGGGTAGATGCCTGTTTGCTGGTAGTGCCCTATTACAATAAACCCACCCAGGAGGGGTTGTACCTTCATTTCAAGACTATTGCCGAGGCTACCAAGCTTCCCTGCATACTTTATAATGTACCCTCACGCACCATCACCCACATGAGTCCGGAAACAGTAATCCGCCTGAGCCAGATACCCAATATTGTGGGTGTCAAGGAAGCCAGCGGCAAACTGGATGATATAGCCCAGATAATAAACAATGTCCGCCCTGATTTCACTGTCTGGAGCGGTAATGACAGTGATACCCTGCCCATGCTGGCCATGGGGGCTTACGGCGTTATCTCGGTAGCTTCCCACATAGTGGGCAAGCAAATAAAGGAGATGATAACCAGTTTTGTTTCGGGCAATACGGATAACGCAGCCGCTATTCACCGCCACCTGACCCCGCTGATACGCTCACTTTTTGTAGTATCCAATCCCATACCTATCAAATACGCCCTGAATTACCTGGGGTTTGAAGTAGGCGGGCTTAGACTGCCCATGACCGAAGCAGATGAAAAAACTGCTGCCCTGATACGCGAAAGTCTGAAGGGCTATACTATAGACCTGCCCATAAAATAAAAATGATACAGTCTGACAATGGTCTCTACCGTTTGGAAAAAACGGATATAAAACGTCTTGCCTATGTAACTGCCGAAGCCTTCAAAGATGACCAGCTTACTTCGTACCTCCTGCAGGGAGATACCCGGAAAATTAAGCGGTTACCGGTTGTTTTTGAATACTATGCCGCACTGGGCATAAAATACGGGCAGGCTTATGCCTCTTCGCCTGATATGGAGGCAGTGTCCGTTTGGTTTGACGCCCCGGTGCATATTTCTCTCTGGCAGCTGATAAGCTGCGGCTTTCCCGTAAAAAACATGTGGTGCGGGTTTAATTACTTTCAGCAGGATATGCATCTGAACAGCCTGTGTGACAAAATGAGAAACCAGCTATACCCTTTCCCCAACAAATATCTTGCCCTGCTGGCAGTTGCCCCCAAATACCGCTCCAGGGGATTTGCCAGTAAAGTAGTACGCCCTATTCTAGCCGAACTTGACCAAAGTAACACTGCGTCTTATCTTGAAACCCAAAACCAGACAAATGTAAGTATGTACCGCCACTGGGGGTATGAAGAAATAGGCCAGTTTGGTATCCCGCTTGCCAATATTTCACTGCACGCCATGCTCAGGAAAAACAGAAAGGACTAACATGGAGGAAATTCCTCTTCAATATCTTTACAAGCTGAATAAATCAGATATAACCAAAGCCGCCGAAGTTTGTGCCCGGGCTTTTCAAAATGACCCGGTCATAAGGGAGATTGCCAAAGAAAAAGCCAGCCCGGACGCTCTCTACCAGATTTTTGAATATATACTGAAAAGCCAGATGGAAAACGGACAGGCTTATGCCAGTTCGGCTAACTTAGAGGGGATAGCCCTCTGGGAACCCAATGATGTCCGCAAACCGCTAGGCCAGCGCCTCAGGCATCTATACTATCTGTTTCAAATACGAAGCCAACTGCCCCTTCTGAATGAAATATCCAGAATAGATAAAGTCAGCCAGAACCTGCGGGCCAAATACGCCCCGCCTGTATATTTTTATCTGGCGCTTTTAGCGGTTGACCCTAAGTATCAGGGCAACGGGATTGCCGGGCATCTGATACGCCCCATGCTGGACTTCATGAACGAAACCGGTATACCGTGCTATCTGGAAACTCAAAGCAGCCAGAATGTAGCTATGTATGAGCATATGGGGTTCAAACTACTAGCCAGCCAGGGGCTTCCAGGTACTGAACAGACCATATACGGTATGCTGAAAAACTCTGACGGCAAAGTATCCTAAGCTTTATAAAGCGGATATTATAAATATAAAAAGGGGGCTTAAAAGCCCCCTTCGGTATTTAGAGAAATATCAGGTTTATTTGTAGATAGTCTGTTCGCGTGAAGGGCCAATACAAACTGCACTCATCTGGCAGCCGATAAGCTCTTCAATCCGGCAGATATAATTTTTGGCTGCCAATGGCAAATCATCATAGCAGCGAACCTCTTTGGTAGAGCAAAGCCAGCCGGGCATTTCCTCATAAACAGGCTTGCACTTGGCAAGTTCACCTGAGTTCGCCGGAAAATATTTTATTATCTTGCCGTTAAGCTCATAAGCCGTACAAATGGATATGGCAGGCAGAATATCCATAATGTCTAAACGGGTCATAATGGCAGTGGTCATGCCGTTTATCTG
This sequence is a window from Dehalococcoides mccartyi 195. Protein-coding genes within it:
- the dapB gene encoding 4-hydroxy-tetrahydrodipicolinate reductase, which produces MTPIKVVVHGASGKMGQEVLKTLCQENNLLPVGAVDIRAKSPALPLPDGSGSIPYSADLSSVLSQTKPDVMVDFTIAKASMPAIRIAAAHKVNLVIGTTGFSPEEISEIEQLAKTNDIGIIVAPNFALGAIIMVHLAQEASRFLASAEVIELHHDKKLDSPSGTALATAAAMLKTRGEAFNKPAKENMSDARGQEHDGIRVHSVRLPGLLAHQEVIFGAAGQSLTIRHDAFSRECYMPGVVLAIKEIVQTKGFVFGLDKLLKL
- a CDS encoding aspartate-semialdehyde dehydrogenase translates to MGYRVAIVGATGMVGQEFIKVLEKRDFPMDTVSLLASDRSAGKKMMVKGEEIEVRETAYDSFNNVDIALFSAGADISRHFAPIAAQHKAIVVDNSAAFRMDPKVPLVVPEVNIEDITRHKGIIANPNCSTIQMVVALYPLHKVNPIKRIVVTTFQAVSGTGVNAVDELQTQTRQLLDGQKAVAHVYSHQIAFNVLPEIDVFLDSGYTKEEWKMLEETRKIMHADNIQLSATCVRVPVITGHSEAVTIEFERPMEPEQARDILLRSPGIKVLDEPAVKLYPHPWLATGTDEVFVGRIRKDISNPNGLVMWVVADNVRKGAALNAVQIAEELVNRGMIGG
- the dapA gene encoding 4-hydroxy-tetrahydrodipicolinate synthase; the protein is MKELGRLITAMVTPFKKDGTVDYAQAQKLALGLLDSGSDGLVVVGTTGESPTVTWEEEHALFAAVKSAVGNRGKVIAGTGANSTQEALENTLKAEKIGVDACLLVVPYYNKPTQEGLYLHFKTIAEATKLPCILYNVPSRTITHMSPETVIRLSQIPNIVGVKEASGKLDDIAQIINNVRPDFTVWSGNDSDTLPMLAMGAYGVISVASHIVGKQIKEMITSFVSGNTDNAAAIHRHLTPLIRSLFVVSNPIPIKYALNYLGFEVGGLRLPMTEADEKTAALIRESLKGYTIDLPIK
- a CDS encoding GNAT family N-acetyltransferase — encoded protein: MIQSDNGLYRLEKTDIKRLAYVTAEAFKDDQLTSYLLQGDTRKIKRLPVVFEYYAALGIKYGQAYASSPDMEAVSVWFDAPVHISLWQLISCGFPVKNMWCGFNYFQQDMHLNSLCDKMRNQLYPFPNKYLALLAVAPKYRSRGFASKVVRPILAELDQSNTASYLETQNQTNVSMYRHWGYEEIGQFGIPLANISLHAMLRKNRKD
- a CDS encoding GNAT family N-acetyltransferase; the encoded protein is MEEIPLQYLYKLNKSDITKAAEVCARAFQNDPVIREIAKEKASPDALYQIFEYILKSQMENGQAYASSANLEGIALWEPNDVRKPLGQRLRHLYYLFQIRSQLPLLNEISRIDKVSQNLRAKYAPPVYFYLALLAVDPKYQGNGIAGHLIRPMLDFMNETGIPCYLETQSSQNVAMYEHMGFKLLASQGLPGTEQTIYGMLKNSDGKVS